The DNA segment TTCGATCGCCGCCTGGAGCATCGTACCGCCGGTCGGGCCGGGGAAGCCGAGCGCGGCGACGTCCGCCGGCTCCAGCGCGACGACGATGCCGCTGTTCGCGAAGGGCGAGTCGCGACGCGCGAGCGACATCCCGTTCACGACGACGGCGTCGGGCTCGGTGGTCGCCGGCACGATCCACCCGCCCGGACACATGCAGAAAGAGAAGACGCCGCGCTCCTCGACCGTCGCGGTGAGCCGATACGAGGCGGCCGGCAACGGGAACCGCTCGGCGTCGGCGCCGTATTGCGCGCGGTCGATGAGCGGCTGCGGATGCTCGACGCGGATGCCGAGCGCGAACGGCTTCGCCCGGAGCTCGAGCCCGGCCGCGGCCGCCAGCGCGTGGACGTCGCGCGCGCTGTGGCCGGCCGCGAGCACGACGGCCGACGCGGCGAGCTCGCGTCCGTCGGCGCAGCGCACCGCTTCGATCGCCGTCCCGCGCACGAGCAGATCCAGGAGGCGAGCCTCGAATTCGACCGCGACGCCGGCGCGCGCCAGCGTCTCGCGGATCGCCGTCACGATCCTCGGCAGGCGGTTCGACCCCACGTGGGGCCGCGCCTCGATGCGGATCTCCGGGTCAGCGCCGTGGGCGATCAGATGGTCGAGCACCGTCGCGACCGAACCGCGCTTCTGGGAGCGGGTGTAGAGCTTGCCGTCGCTGTACGTGCCCGCGCCGCCCTCGCCGAAGCAGTAGTTCGACTCGGGGTTCACGAGACCTGCACGGTTCAGGAGCGCGATGTCGTGCCGGCGCGCTCGCACCGCCTTGC comes from the Deltaproteobacteria bacterium genome and includes:
- a CDS encoding NAD(P)/FAD-dependent oxidoreductase, translated to MPRDLDLVVRPDVALDPGALRAAASRAIGCRSEDVVELRILKRALDARRSVRYQLRVRAWLAGEVAVPEAAPALPTFPASRPGRPVVIVGGGPAGLFAALRLAEHGIPAVVLERGKAVRARRHDIALLNRAGLVNPESNYCFGEGGAGTYSDGKLYTRSQKRGSVATVLDHLIAHGADPEIRIEARPHVGSNRLPRIVTAIRETLARAGVAVEFEARLLDLLVRGTAIEAVRCADGRELAASAVVLAAGHSARDVHALAAAAGLELRAKPFALGIRVEHPQPLIDRAQYGADAERFPLPAASYRLTATVEERGVFSFCMCPGGWIVPATTEPDAVVVNGMSLARRDSPFANSGIVVALEPADVAALGFPGPTGGTMLQAAIERRAFASGGGAQVAPAQRLADFIGGRASADLPRCSYRPGVRPARLDELLPPFVTGRLRAALRGFGRQLRGFDTREAIVVGVETRSSSPVRILRDPTTFAAPARPNVYPCGEGAGYAGGIVSAALDGLAVADAIARVWRG